The Novipirellula galeiformis genome contains a region encoding:
- a CDS encoding WYL domain-containing protein yields MNTILRRAMHDCDNYVIEMDYVDAEGNQTHRIVSPIRFMGSYRFLGLCLCREAPRQFQLSRCKNVRLTAAADVLMPVAM; encoded by the coding sequence ATGAATACGATTCTTCGACGCGCAATGCACGACTGCGACAACTACGTCATCGAAATGGATTACGTCGATGCCGAGGGCAACCAAACGCACCGAATCGTGAGCCCGATTCGGTTCATGGGCAGCTATCGATTCTTGGGCTTGTGCCTGTGCCGCGAAGCACCTCGACAATTCCAATTGTCACGCTGCAAAAACGTTCGTCTCACGGCAGCGGCTGACGTGCTGATGCCGGTGGCAATGTGA
- a CDS encoding sodium:calcium antiporter produces MGILIPLVLIFFTCLLIWRACDSFEIASEYIGRNLSEGVRGGTINAISSSVPELFTTLIALFVLSDRDGFSVGIGTTAGSALFNGMIIPAACILSVVGAVILGVRVTSVNVSTKVLLRDGLSLIFCEIILILLINGSQLHWWQGVILMGLYGTYLAFMLLSMKRSAASDDAPQGEDLEDADDAAATERGIFSQLFYWLSLGPLMDMERVFVREKHRQQIDEETWNGWPLLLTSTTVIGGACWLLVKACEWLGTGSVEHPAYTLFGYELQGIGMPAMFVAVIFASMATSVPDTVMSIRDARDGDYDDAVANALGSNIFDICFALGFPLFLFTALNGPIEMSPEIVSQSGELRLLLLVLTIVGFFVYYLGKRGVTEAGTQYVEMRRGKAFILLGIYVLFVFYIVARSQEMTWALEWSEWLQSLLQWLPAIG; encoded by the coding sequence ATGGGAATTTTGATTCCACTGGTTTTGATTTTCTTTACTTGCCTGTTGATTTGGCGAGCGTGTGACAGTTTTGAAATTGCGTCGGAGTACATCGGTCGCAATTTGTCCGAAGGGGTTCGCGGAGGGACGATCAATGCCATCTCCAGTAGCGTCCCGGAGCTGTTCACGACGTTGATCGCGTTGTTTGTGTTGTCGGATCGAGACGGTTTTTCGGTGGGCATTGGGACGACCGCGGGCAGTGCACTGTTCAACGGCATGATCATCCCCGCCGCGTGCATTTTGTCGGTCGTCGGCGCGGTCATCCTGGGCGTACGCGTGACCTCGGTAAACGTGTCCACCAAAGTCTTATTGCGTGATGGTTTGTCGCTGATCTTTTGCGAAATCATCTTGATTTTGTTGATCAACGGTTCGCAATTGCATTGGTGGCAAGGGGTGATCTTGATGGGGCTGTACGGAACCTATCTGGCCTTCATGCTGCTGTCGATGAAGCGTTCCGCGGCATCCGATGACGCACCTCAGGGCGAGGACCTTGAAGACGCGGACGACGCAGCGGCGACCGAACGAGGCATCTTCAGCCAACTGTTTTATTGGCTGTCGCTGGGGCCGTTGATGGACATGGAACGTGTTTTTGTTCGCGAAAAACATCGTCAACAAATCGACGAAGAAACTTGGAATGGTTGGCCGCTGTTGCTCACGTCGACGACGGTGATCGGCGGGGCGTGTTGGTTGTTGGTGAAGGCTTGCGAATGGCTCGGGACGGGCAGTGTCGAGCACCCTGCTTACACGCTCTTCGGATACGAATTGCAAGGGATCGGGATGCCCGCGATGTTTGTCGCGGTGATCTTTGCATCGATGGCCACGAGCGTTCCCGACACGGTGATGTCGATTCGCGACGCCAGGGATGGCGACTACGATGACGCGGTCGCCAACGCGCTGGGGAGCAATATTTTTGACATTTGCTTCGCCCTTGGGTTCCCCTTGTTTTTGTTCACGGCACTGAATGGCCCGATCGAAATGTCACCGGAGATTGTGTCGCAAAGTGGTGAATTGCGGTTGTTGTTGCTGGTGCTGACGATCGTGGGGTTCTTTGTCTATTATCTGGGCAAACGTGGCGTCACCGAGGCGGGAACCCAGTACGTGGAGATGCGACGTGGCAAAGCGTTCATCTTATTGGGAATCTATGTGTTGTTCGTTTTCTATATCGTCGCTCGCAGCCAAGAAATGACGTGGGCACTCGAATGGTCCGAGTGGTTGCAATCGCTGCTGCAGTGGTTGCCAGCGATCGGATAA
- a CDS encoding serine hydrolase domain-containing protein, producing MSYDEGLDQRLTKPLGMHDTDVVLSSAQKTRLATPYDAEKNATANWSFADMPGAGGIHSSIADMMRFAKMHLPVPENEVGAAIELAWQKHYVGANGEPSMGLGWHLQGDGSTRIHNGQTGGYHSIILIDRETQSAVVLLANTATNAVDALAFELMGMLQQN from the coding sequence ATGAGTTACGACGAAGGGTTGGACCAGCGTTTAACGAAGCCGCTGGGGATGCACGACACAGACGTCGTGTTGAGCTCGGCTCAGAAAACGCGTTTAGCGACGCCCTATGATGCGGAGAAAAACGCGACTGCGAATTGGAGTTTTGCCGATATGCCTGGTGCCGGAGGTATCCACAGCTCGATTGCGGACATGATGCGATTTGCAAAAATGCATTTGCCGGTGCCGGAGAACGAGGTTGGCGCCGCGATCGAATTGGCGTGGCAGAAACACTATGTCGGCGCCAACGGGGAGCCCTCGATGGGATTGGGGTGGCATTTGCAGGGCGACGGTTCCACTCGCATTCACAACGGTCAAACGGGGGGATATCACAGCATCATCCTGATCGATCGCGAAACTCAATCGGCCGTGGTCCTGTTGGCCAACACCGCAACCAACGCCGTCGATGCACTGGCATTCGAGCTGATGGGGATGTTGCAGCAAAACTAG